A window of Lepidochelys kempii isolate rLepKem1 chromosome 1, rLepKem1.hap2, whole genome shotgun sequence contains these coding sequences:
- the P2RY6 gene encoding P2Y purinoceptor 6, translated as MEMENHTVAAATNSCTFHEEFKQILLPLVYSVVFVVGLPLNFIVIVQIWLSRKVLTRTAIYMLNLATADLLYVCSLPLLIYNYTQKDYWPFGDFTCRFVRFQFYSNLHGSILFLTCISVQRYLGICHPLSSWHKKRGKRFTWMVCGGVWVIVIAQCLPTFIFASTGIQRNRTVCYDLSPPDRSASYFPYGMTLTVTGFLIPFIFILVCYCCMTKILCQKDEMIGLAVRKKKDKAIRMIIIVVIVFAISFFPFHLTKTIYLIIRSLAGVPCLFLQTFAIAYKCTRPFASMNSVLDPILFYFTQRKFRESTRHLLEKVSSKWRHDTCRTYKS; from the coding sequence ATGGAGATGGAGAACCATACTGTGGCTGCGGCGACGAACTCCTGCACCTTTCATGAGGAGTTCAAGCAGATCCTGCTGCCCCTGGTCTACTCTGTGGTCTTTGTGGTGGGGCTCCCCCTGAACTTCATCGTCATTGTGCAGATCTGGCTCTCCAGGAAGGTGCTGACCCGCACTGCCATCTACATGCTGAACCTGGCCACGGCCGACCTGCTGTACGTGTGCTCCCTGCCGCTGCTCATCTACAACTACACACAGAAGGACTACTGGCCCTTTGGGGACTTCACCTGCAGGTTCGTCCGCTTCCAGTTCTACAGCAACCTGCATGGCAGCATCCTGTTCCTCACCTGCATCAGCGTCCAGCGCTACCTGGGCATCTGCCACCCTCTGTCATCCTGGCACAAGAAGAGGGGCAAGAGGTTTACCTGGATGGTGTGCGGCGGGGTATGGGTCATCGTCATCGCCCAGTGCCTGCCCACCTTCATCTTTGCCTCCACGGGCATCCAGAGGAATAGGACTGTGTGCTACGACCTCAGCCCCCCAGACCGCTCCGCCAGCTACTTCCCCTACGGCATGACGCTGACAGTAACGGGGTTCCTCATCCCCTTCATCTTCATCCTGGTGTGTTACTGCTGCATGACCAAGATCCTCTGCCAGAAGGACGAGATGATAGGCCTGGCCGTGCGCAAGAAGAAGGACAAGGCCATCCGGATGATCATCATTGTAGTCATCGTCTTCGCCATCAGCTTCTTCCCCTTCCACCTGACCAAGACCATCTACCTGATCATCCGCTCCTTGGCGGGCGTGCCCTGCCTTTTCTTGCAAACCTTTGCCATCGCCTACAAGTGCACTAGGCCCTTTGCCAGCATGAACAGCGTCCTGGACCCCATCCTCTTCTACTTCACCCAGCGCAAGTTCCGGGAGAGCACACGCCACCTCCTGGAAAAAGTGAGCTCCAAGTGGAGACACGACACATGCCGCACCTACAAGTCGTAG